The following coding sequences lie in one Fundulus heteroclitus isolate FHET01 chromosome 20, MU-UCD_Fhet_4.1, whole genome shotgun sequence genomic window:
- the LOC105917794 gene encoding ral GTPase-activating protein subunit beta isoform X1: protein MDQSLKDYVSVLSCFPPSVGRDVAVAVVKPLAAGLGNPSTRSLLRTDRQVKWTMEVLCYGLTLPLDRDTVRLCVDVYTDWMMALVSQRSSTPLPISRDPNLYTQRIVRHLYSLFLPRSDQVSPVHRSLCQQVLCSVQSLARESSVMSRETWETLLHFLLRINHTVLTPPTPSEGISDLSVAVLLEVWLLACSRCFPSRSLWQTFRQMFGSWRHQPAVVEQWSRVAAALTSRLLPQRFGPSYPHFEVPDEDAALVPADMEDERVSHTWFQVLHLFRNPADLTCSVAGSSATSSQDMFERENAHLPGIFFRAMRAVSELVNAFLGTAPVPELELTQNSAWYGVTVRSSEQMDHLLPNTGLTARTHFRHRLPSLGFSVSRGPFRDRLPPYGFSRPRSGSAPPTPVNFPSGPDASPSKSSSPPQKRQLAEHVSKFSSISSTPHHWKSSSPPPRSSPRLAAHPLRCNVDSLLHLFGTWLFDAAFRTSDSDLPSGKRTDATVTSEQWAAGRAEACGTLCRIFTCKKTAESIQSVYLSRFYLVLLQSLQDACPPVVVSVLLNSTCLFCCDLRGVNLLLPSFLSVLEMVLLDRDLVQFKGLVSPVDLRRSSIFILLSLMPLPLQLGPVQLQVAPPASNHGSIRAGLTITSTSPVVLQDSGGKMTSDVKAGNFLSYKPRLLSLLIGSLQTEMDTYNVQLLLAAVLNEVHDSAAAEASHTSSGPAQEAGNQYGAASGTSRTRPPTNRTEAAVLWVHGVRLMTQRLTSHWRNDSAVCLSALETLGGLAKVQVQVEDSEKRRAISSVCTYIVFQCSRPPPLHSRDLHSIMVAAFCCLNIWLSHHPVLLQQQGCLLEVLEIVELGISGSKSRQDQRVAWKENKELNPASLRVKEAAEATLSCIMQVSGACTYLDGSLREDTLLLNDSSLKKSRYFVLEGSVILAMLEPKPGPDQDPSPSLLVVFRGPSGHHSWSLQLHLLPRDGRPIQTQETQRTQETQRTQETQRTQRTQRTQETQRTRITEPQPPTADDVGRKCAINQQLAPENMERVPSVAADQSIPPLNHTGTVEQVLERLRATLKIQEHIEAQPQLSGHSIAMATCRPPPPISSFQVTRVFLSHLGLLTPESVKDPGINSVQPALLSLDSSLPGFSDNLRRLDQLPSRNRDCAFVFYMRAGQRKPREILGNVEKQTSVSGRFLDFLSSLGWPEEVGRLQVGRAGRSEFPAVLGDSGGSVFDGRRFILKFADALTWITFIVPSLHTYTADWLRSSEEVGQATVSSSNHRCSETRPSEDIRSCHGVASFFSSDSKLLIVWVESFEDIEKFPLTDLLLETRAQTETSSSNIQVIFIHPLKTGLYRICLHGTTSTKLGLVNPLVDGMVTSRRSLGFLVTEMVSNCSHRWRLESDSAPPPHVRRKHLINDIILGYKSCCSEPAFYSALFHL, encoded by the exons GTGAAGTGGACCATGGAGGTCCTGTGTTACGGTCTCACGCTGCCATTGGACAGAGACACTGTCAGACTCTGTGTGGACGTTTACACTGATTGGATGATGGCACTGGTGTCCCAGCGAAGCTCCACCCCTCTACCTATCAGCAGAGATCCCAACCTGTACACCCAGAGGATCGTTCGACATCTCTACAGCCTCTTCCTGCCCAG GTCAGACCAGGTGAGTCCGGTCCACCGGTCTCTCTGCCAGCAGGTGctgtgttctgttcagtctcTGGCCAGAGAGAGTTCAGTGATGAGCAGAGAAACCTGGGAGACTCTGCTGCACTTCTTGCTGCGCATCAACCACACCGTGCTGACTCCGCCCACTCCTTCAG AAGGCATATCGGACCTGTCCGTGGCCGTCCTCCTGGAGGTGTGGCTGCTGGCGTGTTCTCGCTGTTTTCCATCCCGCTCTCTGTGGCAGACGTTCAGACAGATGTTTGGCAGCTGGAGACATCAGCCTGCGGTTGTGGAGCAGTGGAGTCGAGTTGCTGCAGCATTAACCTCCAG GCTGCTTCCTCAGAGGTTTGGGCCATCCTATCCTCATTTTGAAGTTCCAGATGAAGATGCTGCTCTGGTTCCTGCAGACATGGAGGACGAACGTGTCTCTCACACCTGGTTCCAGGTCCTACACCTGTTCAG GAACCCAGCGGACCTGACTTGCTCAGTAGCTGGTTCCTCTGCGACCTCCTCCCAGGATATGTTTGAGCGAGAAAACGCTCACCTGCCAGGGATCTTCTTCAGAGCCATGAGAGCAGTCAGCGAACTGGTCAACGCCTTCCTCGGTACTGCACCTGTACCAGAACTAGAACTCACGCAGAATTCAGCTTggtatg GTGTGACTGTAAGGAGCTCAGAGCAAATGGACCACCTGCTGCCAAACACAG GACTCACCGCAAGAACTCATTTCAGACACAGACTACCTTCTCTAG GTTTCTCTGTGAGCAGAGGTCCGTTCAGAGACCGTCTCCCTCCATATG GGTTCTCACGGCCTCGTTCTGGTAGTGCCCCGCCCACACCTGTAAACTTTCCTAGTGGGCCTGATGCCTCTCCCTCTAAAAGCTCCTCACCACCACAAAAACGACAGCTGGCAGAGCATGTGTCCAAATTTTCCTCG ATATCTTCAACCCCTCATCACTGGAAGTcttcctcccctcccccccGTTCCTCCCCCCGACTCGCAGCCCACCCTCTCAGGTGTAACGTGGATTCCCTCCTGCACCTGTTTGGCACCTGGCTGTTTGATGCTGCTTTCAGAACTTCAGACTCTGATCTGCCCT CAGGTAAGCGCACTGATGCCACTGTGACGTCAGAGCAATGGGCAGCAGGGAGAGCAGAGGCCTGTGGGACTCTCTGCAGGATTTTCACCTGCAAGAAGACAGCAGAAAGCATTCAGTCTGTCTACCTGTCCAG GTTCTACCTGGTTCTCCTGCAGAGCCTCCAGGACGCATGTCCTCCTGTTGTGGTCTCTGTCCTGCTGAACTCCACCTGTCTGTTCTGCTGTGACCTGAGAGGAGTCAACCTGCTGCTGCCGTCCTTCCTCTCCGTCCTGGAGATGGTTCTGCTTGACAG GGATCTGGTCCAGTTTAAGGGTCTGGTCAGTCCTGTGGATCTGAGGCGCTCCTCTATCTTCATTCTGCTCTCTCTGATGCCCCTCCCTCTGCAGCTTGGACCTGTCCAATTACAGGTAGCTCCTCCAGCCAGTAACCATGGTAGCATAAGAGCAGGTCTGACCATCACATCAACATCACCTGTGGTTCTGCAGGACTCTGGGGGCAAGATGACCTCAGATGTCAAAGCAGGCAACTTCCTGTCTTATAAGCCCCGCCTCCTCAGCCTTCTGATTGGATCTCTGCAGACTGAGATGGACACATACAACGTCCAACTGCTGCTGG CGGCCGTGTTGAATGAAGTCCATGACTCGGCTGCAGCAGAGGCTTCTCATACCTCATCTGGACCTGCTCAG GAAGCTGGGAACCAGTACGGAGCAGCCAgtggaaccagcagaaccaggccaCCAA CTAACAGAACAGAAGCAGCCGTCCTTTGGGTTCATGGCGTCCGTCTCATGACTCAGCGACTCACGTCCCACTGGAGAAATGACTCAGCAGTTTGTCTGTCTGCCCTGGAGACACTGGGAGGCCTTGCtaag gtgcAGGTCCAGGTGGAGGACTCAGAGAAGCGGCGTGCCATCAGCTCTGTCTGCACCTACATTGTGTTCCAGTGCAGTCGTCCTCCTCCACTTCACTCCAGGGACCTGCACTCCATCATggttgcagctttctgctgcCTGAACATCTGGCTGAGCCACCacccggttctgctgcagcagcag GGGTGTTTGTTGGAGGTTCTGGAGATCGTGGAGTTGGGCATCTCAGGCAGCAAGTCCCGGCAGGACCAGAGAGTGGCATGGAAGGAGAATAAAGAGctgaaccccgcctctctgaGGGTGAAGGAGGCGGCTGAGGCAACGCTGAGCTG TATCATGCAGGTTTCAGGAGCATGCACATATCTAGATGGGTCCCTCAGAGAGGACACTCTGCTATTGAATGACAGCAGCCTGAAGAAGTCCAGATATTTTGTGCTGGAGGGTTCTGTGATCCTGGCCATGTTGGAACCAAAACCTGGACCTGATCAGG ATCCAAGTCCATCTCTGCTGGTGGTCTTTAGAGGACCATCAGGACATCACAGCTGGTCTCtacagctccacctgctgcccaGAGATGGCCGACCCATACAG ACCCAGGAGACCCAGAGGACCCAGGAGACCCAGAGGACCCAGGAGACCCAGAGGACCCAGAGGACCCAGAGGACCCAGGAGACTCAGAGGACTCGGATCACAGAACCGCAGCCTCCAACCGCAGACGATGTCGGACGGAAATGTGCCATCAACCAACAGCTGGCTCCTGAAAACATGGAGAGAGTTCCTTCTGTCGCTGCAGATCAGAGTATTCCCCCTCTGAACCACACGGGAACTGTTGAG CAGGTGTTGGAGCGTCTGAGAGCAACCTTGAAAATTCAGGAGCACATTGAAGCTCAGCCTCAGCTGAGCGGCCATTCAATCGCTATGGCAACCTGCAGACCACCTCCTCCAATCAGCTCTTTCCAGGTGACGAGAGTCTTCTTATCCCACCTGGGTTTGCTGACTCCTGAGAGTGTGAAG GATCCAGGTATCAACAGCGTCCAGCCGGCACTCTTGTCTCTGGACTCGTCTCTTCCAGGTTTCTCAGACAACCTGAGACGTTTGGACCAGCTTCCGTCCAGAAACAGGGATTGTGCCTTTGTCTTCTACATGAGAGCCGGACAGAGGAAACCCAGAGAG ATCCTTGGGAACGTGGAGAAGCAGACCAGTGTCAGTGGTCGTTTCCTAGATTTTCTGTCTTCTCTTGGTTGGCCTGAAGAGGTGGGGCGACTGCAGGTGGGCAGAGCCGGTCGTTCAG AGTTCCCGGCGGTTTTGGGTGACAGTGGAGGCAGCGTGTTTGATGGGCGGAGGTTCatcctgaagtttgcagacgctTTGACATGGATCACCTTCATCGTTCCTTCATTGCACACCTACA CAGCTGATTGGTTGAGGAGTTCTGAGGAGGTGGGGCAAGCCACTGTTTCATCATCAAACCACAGATGTTCTGAG ACCCGTCCATCAGAAGACATCAGGTCCTGTCATGGTGTGGCATCATTTTTCAGCTCTGACTCAAAGCTGCTGATTGTTTGGGTCGAAAGCTTCGAGGACATTG AGAAGTTTCCTCTGACCGATCTGCTGTTGGAGACGAGAGCGCAGACCGAGACGAG TTCCTCCAACATCCAAGTCATCTTCATCCATCCTTTGAAAACGGGACTCTACAGGATCTGTCTCCATGGAACCACCTCCACCAAGCTGGGACTGGTTAACCCGTTGGTGGATGGCATGGTGACCAGCAGGAGGTCTCTGG GGTTCCTGGTCACAGAGATGGTCTCTAACTGCTCTCACCGCTGGCGGCTGGAGAGTGACTCCGCCCCTCCGCCTCATGTCAGAAGGAAACACCTGATCAATGACATCATCCTTGGTTACAAAAGTTGCTGCTCTGAACCCGCCTTCTACTCTGCCCTGTTCCATCTTTAA
- the LOC105917794 gene encoding ral GTPase-activating protein subunit beta isoform X6: protein MDQSLKDYVSVLSCFPPSVGRDVAVAVVKPLAAGLGNPSTRSLLRTDRQVKWTMEVLCYGLTLPLDRDTVRLCVDVYTDWMMALVSQRSSTPLPISRDPNLYTQRIVRHLYSLFLPRSDQVSPVHRSLCQQVLCSVQSLARESSVMSRETWETLLHFLLRINHTVLTPPTPSEGISDLSVAVLLEVWLLACSRCFPSRSLWQTFRQMFGSWRHQPAVVEQWSRVAAALTSRLLPQRFGPSYPHFEVPDEDAALVPADMEDERVSHTWFQVLHLFRNPADLTCSVAGSSATSSQDMFERENAHLPGIFFRAMRAVSELVNAFLGVTVRSSEQMDHLLPNTGLTARTHFRHRLPSLGFSVSRGPFRDRLPPYGFSRPRSGSAPPTPVNFPSGPDASPSKSSSPPQKRQLAEHVSKFSSISSTPHHWKSSSPPPRSSPRLAAHPLRCNVDSLLHLFGTWLFDAAFRTSDSDLPSGKRTDATVTSEQWAAGRAEACGTLCRIFTCKKTAESIQSVYLSRFYLVLLQSLQDACPPVVVSVLLNSTCLFCCDLRGVNLLLPSFLSVLEMVLLDRDLVQFKGLVSPVDLRRSSIFILLSLMPLPLQLGPVQLQVAPPASNHGSIRAGLTITSTSPVVLQDSGGKMTSDVKAGNFLSYKPRLLSLLIGSLQTEMDTYNVQLLLAAVLNEVHDSAAAEASHTSSGPAQEAGNQYGAASGTSRTRPPTNRTEAAVLWVHGVRLMTQRLTSHWRNDSAVCLSALETLGGLAKVQVQVEDSEKRRAISSVCTYIVFQCSRPPPLHSRDLHSIMVAAFCCLNIWLSHHPVLLQQQGCLLEVLEIVELGISGSKSRQDQRVAWKENKELNPASLRVKEAAEATLSCIMQVSGACTYLDGSLREDTLLLNDSSLKKSRYFVLEGSVILAMLEPKPGPDQDPSPSLLVVFRGPSGHHSWSLQLHLLPRDGRPIQTQETQRTQETQRTQETQRTQRTQRTQETQRTRITEPQPPTADDVGRKCAINQQLAPENMERVPSVAADQSIPPLNHTGTVEQVLERLRATLKIQEHIEAQPQLSGHSIAMATCRPPPPISSFQVTRVFLSHLGLLTPESVKDPGINSVQPALLSLDSSLPGFSDNLRRLDQLPSRNRDCAFVFYMRAGQRKPREILGNVEKQTSVSGRFLDFLSSLGWPEEVGRLQVGRAGRSEFPAVLGDSGGSVFDGRRFILKFADALTWITFIVPSLHTYTADWLRSSEEVGQATVSSSNHRCSETRPSEDIRSCHGVASFFSSDSKLLIVWVESFEDIEKFPLTDLLLETRAQTETSSSNIQVIFIHPLKTGLYRICLHGTTSTKLGLVNPLVDGMVTSRRSLGFLVTEMVSNCSHRWRLESDSAPPPHVRRKHLINDIILGYKSCCSEPAFYSALFHL, encoded by the exons GTGAAGTGGACCATGGAGGTCCTGTGTTACGGTCTCACGCTGCCATTGGACAGAGACACTGTCAGACTCTGTGTGGACGTTTACACTGATTGGATGATGGCACTGGTGTCCCAGCGAAGCTCCACCCCTCTACCTATCAGCAGAGATCCCAACCTGTACACCCAGAGGATCGTTCGACATCTCTACAGCCTCTTCCTGCCCAG GTCAGACCAGGTGAGTCCGGTCCACCGGTCTCTCTGCCAGCAGGTGctgtgttctgttcagtctcTGGCCAGAGAGAGTTCAGTGATGAGCAGAGAAACCTGGGAGACTCTGCTGCACTTCTTGCTGCGCATCAACCACACCGTGCTGACTCCGCCCACTCCTTCAG AAGGCATATCGGACCTGTCCGTGGCCGTCCTCCTGGAGGTGTGGCTGCTGGCGTGTTCTCGCTGTTTTCCATCCCGCTCTCTGTGGCAGACGTTCAGACAGATGTTTGGCAGCTGGAGACATCAGCCTGCGGTTGTGGAGCAGTGGAGTCGAGTTGCTGCAGCATTAACCTCCAG GCTGCTTCCTCAGAGGTTTGGGCCATCCTATCCTCATTTTGAAGTTCCAGATGAAGATGCTGCTCTGGTTCCTGCAGACATGGAGGACGAACGTGTCTCTCACACCTGGTTCCAGGTCCTACACCTGTTCAG GAACCCAGCGGACCTGACTTGCTCAGTAGCTGGTTCCTCTGCGACCTCCTCCCAGGATATGTTTGAGCGAGAAAACGCTCACCTGCCAGGGATCTTCTTCAGAGCCATGAGAGCAGTCAGCGAACTGGTCAACGCCTTCCTCG GTGTGACTGTAAGGAGCTCAGAGCAAATGGACCACCTGCTGCCAAACACAG GACTCACCGCAAGAACTCATTTCAGACACAGACTACCTTCTCTAG GTTTCTCTGTGAGCAGAGGTCCGTTCAGAGACCGTCTCCCTCCATATG GGTTCTCACGGCCTCGTTCTGGTAGTGCCCCGCCCACACCTGTAAACTTTCCTAGTGGGCCTGATGCCTCTCCCTCTAAAAGCTCCTCACCACCACAAAAACGACAGCTGGCAGAGCATGTGTCCAAATTTTCCTCG ATATCTTCAACCCCTCATCACTGGAAGTcttcctcccctcccccccGTTCCTCCCCCCGACTCGCAGCCCACCCTCTCAGGTGTAACGTGGATTCCCTCCTGCACCTGTTTGGCACCTGGCTGTTTGATGCTGCTTTCAGAACTTCAGACTCTGATCTGCCCT CAGGTAAGCGCACTGATGCCACTGTGACGTCAGAGCAATGGGCAGCAGGGAGAGCAGAGGCCTGTGGGACTCTCTGCAGGATTTTCACCTGCAAGAAGACAGCAGAAAGCATTCAGTCTGTCTACCTGTCCAG GTTCTACCTGGTTCTCCTGCAGAGCCTCCAGGACGCATGTCCTCCTGTTGTGGTCTCTGTCCTGCTGAACTCCACCTGTCTGTTCTGCTGTGACCTGAGAGGAGTCAACCTGCTGCTGCCGTCCTTCCTCTCCGTCCTGGAGATGGTTCTGCTTGACAG GGATCTGGTCCAGTTTAAGGGTCTGGTCAGTCCTGTGGATCTGAGGCGCTCCTCTATCTTCATTCTGCTCTCTCTGATGCCCCTCCCTCTGCAGCTTGGACCTGTCCAATTACAGGTAGCTCCTCCAGCCAGTAACCATGGTAGCATAAGAGCAGGTCTGACCATCACATCAACATCACCTGTGGTTCTGCAGGACTCTGGGGGCAAGATGACCTCAGATGTCAAAGCAGGCAACTTCCTGTCTTATAAGCCCCGCCTCCTCAGCCTTCTGATTGGATCTCTGCAGACTGAGATGGACACATACAACGTCCAACTGCTGCTGG CGGCCGTGTTGAATGAAGTCCATGACTCGGCTGCAGCAGAGGCTTCTCATACCTCATCTGGACCTGCTCAG GAAGCTGGGAACCAGTACGGAGCAGCCAgtggaaccagcagaaccaggccaCCAA CTAACAGAACAGAAGCAGCCGTCCTTTGGGTTCATGGCGTCCGTCTCATGACTCAGCGACTCACGTCCCACTGGAGAAATGACTCAGCAGTTTGTCTGTCTGCCCTGGAGACACTGGGAGGCCTTGCtaag gtgcAGGTCCAGGTGGAGGACTCAGAGAAGCGGCGTGCCATCAGCTCTGTCTGCACCTACATTGTGTTCCAGTGCAGTCGTCCTCCTCCACTTCACTCCAGGGACCTGCACTCCATCATggttgcagctttctgctgcCTGAACATCTGGCTGAGCCACCacccggttctgctgcagcagcag GGGTGTTTGTTGGAGGTTCTGGAGATCGTGGAGTTGGGCATCTCAGGCAGCAAGTCCCGGCAGGACCAGAGAGTGGCATGGAAGGAGAATAAAGAGctgaaccccgcctctctgaGGGTGAAGGAGGCGGCTGAGGCAACGCTGAGCTG TATCATGCAGGTTTCAGGAGCATGCACATATCTAGATGGGTCCCTCAGAGAGGACACTCTGCTATTGAATGACAGCAGCCTGAAGAAGTCCAGATATTTTGTGCTGGAGGGTTCTGTGATCCTGGCCATGTTGGAACCAAAACCTGGACCTGATCAGG ATCCAAGTCCATCTCTGCTGGTGGTCTTTAGAGGACCATCAGGACATCACAGCTGGTCTCtacagctccacctgctgcccaGAGATGGCCGACCCATACAG ACCCAGGAGACCCAGAGGACCCAGGAGACCCAGAGGACCCAGGAGACCCAGAGGACCCAGAGGACCCAGAGGACCCAGGAGACTCAGAGGACTCGGATCACAGAACCGCAGCCTCCAACCGCAGACGATGTCGGACGGAAATGTGCCATCAACCAACAGCTGGCTCCTGAAAACATGGAGAGAGTTCCTTCTGTCGCTGCAGATCAGAGTATTCCCCCTCTGAACCACACGGGAACTGTTGAG CAGGTGTTGGAGCGTCTGAGAGCAACCTTGAAAATTCAGGAGCACATTGAAGCTCAGCCTCAGCTGAGCGGCCATTCAATCGCTATGGCAACCTGCAGACCACCTCCTCCAATCAGCTCTTTCCAGGTGACGAGAGTCTTCTTATCCCACCTGGGTTTGCTGACTCCTGAGAGTGTGAAG GATCCAGGTATCAACAGCGTCCAGCCGGCACTCTTGTCTCTGGACTCGTCTCTTCCAGGTTTCTCAGACAACCTGAGACGTTTGGACCAGCTTCCGTCCAGAAACAGGGATTGTGCCTTTGTCTTCTACATGAGAGCCGGACAGAGGAAACCCAGAGAG ATCCTTGGGAACGTGGAGAAGCAGACCAGTGTCAGTGGTCGTTTCCTAGATTTTCTGTCTTCTCTTGGTTGGCCTGAAGAGGTGGGGCGACTGCAGGTGGGCAGAGCCGGTCGTTCAG AGTTCCCGGCGGTTTTGGGTGACAGTGGAGGCAGCGTGTTTGATGGGCGGAGGTTCatcctgaagtttgcagacgctTTGACATGGATCACCTTCATCGTTCCTTCATTGCACACCTACA CAGCTGATTGGTTGAGGAGTTCTGAGGAGGTGGGGCAAGCCACTGTTTCATCATCAAACCACAGATGTTCTGAG ACCCGTCCATCAGAAGACATCAGGTCCTGTCATGGTGTGGCATCATTTTTCAGCTCTGACTCAAAGCTGCTGATTGTTTGGGTCGAAAGCTTCGAGGACATTG AGAAGTTTCCTCTGACCGATCTGCTGTTGGAGACGAGAGCGCAGACCGAGACGAG TTCCTCCAACATCCAAGTCATCTTCATCCATCCTTTGAAAACGGGACTCTACAGGATCTGTCTCCATGGAACCACCTCCACCAAGCTGGGACTGGTTAACCCGTTGGTGGATGGCATGGTGACCAGCAGGAGGTCTCTGG GGTTCCTGGTCACAGAGATGGTCTCTAACTGCTCTCACCGCTGGCGGCTGGAGAGTGACTCCGCCCCTCCGCCTCATGTCAGAAGGAAACACCTGATCAATGACATCATCCTTGGTTACAAAAGTTGCTGCTCTGAACCCGCCTTCTACTCTGCCCTGTTCCATCTTTAA